A portion of the Chryseobacterium tructae genome contains these proteins:
- a CDS encoding alpha/beta hydrolase, with amino-acid sequence MKKLINIVVVLTAFAQFSAQKIIHQEIFSPKMNKKIKTIIITPNLQANTTYPSVYILHGFSGNPDRIVKEDIPDLVKKAQEYKTIYVLPDGNYSSWYVDSPIVKDSQYQTFIGKELVDFIDKNYPVKAEKKFRGILGWSMGGYGATNIGITYNKTFGIVGSSCGALDFNSFGEGYHKYMVNKVLGPLETINPNFLTDSKIKLMATADQRYIFDCGTEDVQMIGQNRKFHTKLTEQKIQHLYIESLGAHDTQYWSRSLSEQLTLFDKYFK; translated from the coding sequence ATGAAAAAGCTAATCAACATTGTTGTTGTCTTGACTGCCTTTGCACAGTTCTCAGCACAGAAGATCATTCATCAGGAAATTTTCAGTCCCAAAATGAATAAAAAGATCAAAACGATTATCATCACTCCCAATCTACAAGCCAATACAACGTATCCATCGGTATATATTCTTCATGGTTTCAGTGGCAATCCGGACAGAATAGTAAAGGAAGATATTCCAGATCTCGTTAAAAAAGCTCAGGAGTATAAAACCATTTATGTACTGCCTGATGGAAATTACAGTTCATGGTATGTAGATAGTCCAATCGTAAAAGATTCTCAATACCAGACATTTATTGGAAAAGAACTCGTTGATTTTATTGATAAAAACTATCCGGTAAAAGCTGAAAAGAAATTCAGAGGAATTTTGGGCTGGAGTATGGGTGGTTATGGAGCTACAAATATTGGTATTACTTATAATAAAACATTCGGAATTGTAGGAAGTTCTTGTGGAGCGTTAGATTTTAATTCATTCGGAGAAGGGTATCATAAATACATGGTCAATAAAGTACTGGGCCCTTTAGAGACCATAAACCCTAATTTTCTTACAGACAGTAAGATTAAGTTAATGGCAACCGCCGATCAACGCTATATTTTTGACTGCGGAACGGAAGATGTTCAGATGATCGGGCAAAACAGAAAATTTCACACCAAACTTACTGAACAAAAAATACAACATTTGTATATAGAATCTTTAGGAGCTCATGATACTCAATATTGGAGCCGTTCACTTTCTGAACAACTTACTTTATTTGATAAATATTTTAAATAA
- a CDS encoding Crp/Fnr family transcriptional regulator translates to MSNSEFLKQINTYYPLSAETTEALLDICSEERYQKNELLLEAGSMARYYYFVKSGLIGYYTIAEDGSSIYKIFFEENSFVASTSAIIKNEPSDFNIIALEDCTVIKYPVKAYRALLEKYHDLALFHIQYLETNWVVKKEPLEVSLKFETAKQRYLLLLENKSLYERLKQHHIASYLGITPTQLSRIRKEINKPV, encoded by the coding sequence ATGAGCAATTCCGAATTTTTAAAGCAAATCAACACCTATTATCCACTATCAGCAGAGACCACCGAAGCATTACTGGATATCTGCAGCGAAGAACGATACCAAAAGAATGAGCTTCTTCTGGAAGCAGGGAGTATGGCCAGGTATTACTATTTCGTAAAATCCGGACTGATAGGGTATTATACTATTGCTGAAGATGGGAGTTCTATTTATAAAATTTTCTTTGAAGAAAACAGTTTTGTGGCTTCTACATCAGCTATCATCAAAAATGAACCAAGTGATTTCAATATTATTGCTCTGGAAGATTGTACAGTGATTAAATATCCAGTTAAAGCCTATCGCGCATTGTTAGAAAAATACCACGATCTTGCTCTTTTTCATATTCAATATTTGGAGACAAACTGGGTTGTAAAAAAAGAACCTCTTGAAGTTTCTTTAAAATTTGAGACCGCAAAACAAAGGTATTTATTATTGCTGGAAAATAAGTCTCTCTATGAAAGATTGAAACAACATCACATTGCATCTTATTTGGGAATTACACCTACGCAATTGAGCCGTATACGAAAAGAGATTAATAAGCCTGTTTAA
- a CDS encoding phosphorylase family protein: MIKINNDFHYPIADILFVFALDSEAGTVFDDKNKLITGIGKVNAAIELTKEIHTRKPKLIINLGSAGSKGFHKGEVICCTKFIQRDMDVRGLGFKMYETPLSGVPPVLEYGLKMDTLKEGICGSGDSFEMNHSETDYNIVDMEAYPLALIAQQENIPFLCLKYISDDAGSDAADDWSEQVHLASEAFKKILFS; encoded by the coding sequence ATGATAAAAATTAATAATGACTTTCATTATCCTATTGCAGATATACTTTTTGTTTTTGCACTGGATTCTGAAGCAGGAACAGTATTTGATGATAAAAATAAATTGATCACAGGGATCGGGAAGGTGAATGCAGCCATAGAACTGACTAAAGAAATCCACACCAGAAAGCCGAAACTAATTATCAATTTAGGGTCTGCAGGAAGCAAAGGATTCCATAAAGGAGAAGTGATTTGCTGTACAAAATTTATCCAGAGAGATATGGATGTAAGAGGCTTAGGGTTTAAAATGTACGAAACACCCTTATCCGGAGTACCGCCTGTTTTGGAATACGGCTTGAAAATGGATACTTTGAAAGAAGGAATCTGTGGAAGCGGCGATAGTTTTGAAATGAATCATTCTGAAACGGATTATAATATTGTAGATATGGAAGCTTATCCTTTAGCTTTAATTGCACAACAAGAAAACATCCCGTTTCTATGCCTAAAATACATCTCTGATGATGCCGGGAGCGATGCCGCTGACGACTGGAGCGAACAGGTACATTTAGCTTCAGAAGCGTTCAAAAAGATATTATTTTCTTAA
- a CDS encoding DsbA family oxidoreductase, whose product MKIEIWSDVMCPFCYIGKNNFEQALEKLPFKDQVEVEWKSFQLDPTLDAKGTQNTIQYFREKKGVQEAQATQMLAQVAQMGKGAGIDFNFEKALITNTFSAHRLLHLAKKHNKSNEMEEALFIAHFIEGKNVGDTEVLISLAENLGIDKEEAREAVTSDQLDYEVNQDIMEARNNGVSGVPFFVLNGKYAVSGAQPVEVFENALQQTYKETVSPFKDLSGNNGASCDADGCSI is encoded by the coding sequence ATGAAAATAGAAATCTGGTCGGACGTGATGTGTCCGTTTTGCTATATTGGAAAAAATAACTTTGAACAGGCATTAGAAAAACTGCCATTTAAAGATCAAGTGGAAGTAGAGTGGAAGAGTTTTCAGCTGGATCCAACTTTAGATGCTAAAGGAACTCAGAATACCATTCAGTATTTCAGAGAGAAAAAAGGGGTACAGGAAGCTCAGGCTACACAAATGCTTGCTCAGGTTGCTCAGATGGGAAAAGGTGCAGGAATTGATTTCAATTTTGAAAAAGCATTAATTACCAATACATTCAGTGCTCACAGATTGCTTCATTTAGCTAAAAAGCACAACAAATCGAATGAGATGGAAGAGGCATTGTTTATCGCTCATTTTATTGAGGGTAAAAATGTAGGAGATACTGAGGTATTGATTTCCCTTGCTGAAAACTTAGGGATTGATAAAGAAGAAGCGAGAGAAGCAGTTACTTCCGATCAATTGGATTATGAAGTGAATCAGGATATTATGGAAGCAAGAAACAATGGGGTTTCCGGAGTTCCTTTCTTTGTCTTGAACGGTAAATATGCAGTTTCAGGTGCTCAACCAGTTGAAGTTTTTGAAAATGCACTGCAACAGACTTATAAAGAAACAGTGAGTCCTTTTAAAGATCTTTCAGGAAACAATGGAGCTTCCTGTGATGCGGATGGATGCAGCATTTAA
- a CDS encoding MFS transporter translates to MKKYAYIGSLGFIAVITTEFGIIGILPQVAEYYKISIDKAGYLLSAFALVIALTGPFMTLLTSGIDRKRVMTAAIIMFLITGIISSFSPPFWLLMIVRVLPAFLQPVYIATALSVAVTGADHTKKNELMSIVFSGVAIAMVTTVPFATWISGLYSWEYSFMIQAFISLIALMIIHFLLPPMPVHEKKSFGSQVKILKQPSFILSTLTNFFMITAWFSTYSYFADYLGKAKGMDTSMISYMLFLFGIIGIIANRIAGKMLNKNVTVTLAFFLSGTVLIPVLLSLSEDNLLATIIVIGVWGFLYSPSFLNASTYMISAAPNALEFANSLATSFGNLGVTLGTTIGGWIIITKGVEYTPWIGFVFGILAFLMMIFRYLFERRNQLLPECPE, encoded by the coding sequence ATGAAAAAGTATGCCTACATTGGATCTTTAGGTTTTATTGCGGTTATTACTACAGAATTCGGAATCATTGGAATTCTTCCGCAAGTGGCAGAGTATTATAAGATCAGTATAGACAAAGCTGGTTATCTTTTAAGTGCTTTTGCATTGGTGATTGCGCTTACAGGACCTTTTATGACGTTGCTTACGTCAGGTATTGACCGTAAAAGAGTAATGACAGCCGCCATTATTATGTTTCTGATCACAGGAATTATCTCTTCATTTTCGCCTCCTTTCTGGCTGCTTATGATAGTGAGAGTTCTTCCAGCGTTTTTACAACCCGTATATATTGCGACAGCGCTGTCTGTAGCAGTAACCGGGGCAGATCATACTAAGAAAAACGAGTTGATGAGTATTGTTTTCAGTGGGGTAGCCATTGCAATGGTGACTACAGTACCGTTTGCGACCTGGATTTCAGGGCTTTATTCATGGGAATACTCATTTATGATACAGGCTTTCATAAGCTTAATTGCTCTGATGATTATTCATTTTCTTCTTCCACCAATGCCTGTACATGAGAAAAAGTCATTTGGAAGTCAGGTCAAAATCCTGAAGCAACCGTCATTCATTTTGAGTACTCTCACTAATTTTTTTATGATTACAGCCTGGTTTTCCACGTATAGCTATTTTGCAGATTATCTGGGCAAAGCAAAAGGAATGGATACTTCAATGATAAGCTATATGCTATTTTTATTTGGGATCATAGGGATTATAGCTAATAGAATTGCAGGTAAAATGCTCAATAAGAATGTAACAGTTACTCTTGCCTTTTTTCTTTCCGGAACGGTTTTGATTCCGGTATTATTATCCCTTTCAGAGGATAACCTGCTTGCTACAATCATCGTCATAGGAGTTTGGGGGTTTCTTTATTCACCAAGTTTCCTGAATGCATCTACCTATATGATCTCTGCGGCACCTAATGCGTTAGAGTTTGCCAACAGTCTGGCTACTTCGTTCGGAAATTTAGGAGTCACTTTGGGAACAACCATCGGAGGCTGGATCATTATCACAAAAGGAGTAGAATATACACCTTGGATAGGCTTTGTTTTTGGAATTCTGGCCTTCCTGATGATGATATTCAGATATCTGTTTGAAAGAAGAAACCAGTTATTACCAGAGTGTCCGGAATAA
- a CDS encoding alpha/beta hydrolase has product MQLTPKINQILTHLEKIQSFNPQNPLDDARKYLEVMSFQLSGKKETVAMIEELNIPNENHQIPVRIYRPKGKTDKKSPAIIYIHGGWFIAGGYETHDAVVRKLANKTEATVIFIDYRLAPEHPFPAGLNDCLDAVQWVIQNSESLGIDKDQIGIIGDSAGGALSTAVSTQIGEHFKFQVLIYPAVDNQLNTKTWEIYENGPVLNKQGGVEAWDGYLPKEEANNPLAIPILIKDFKNTPSTLILIAEHDPLADDARNLAENMKAAGVSLTTSFYKDTVHGFMHMGEILEEPQLAVNEMADFAQHHFK; this is encoded by the coding sequence ATGCAGTTGACTCCTAAAATCAATCAGATTTTAACCCATTTAGAAAAAATACAGTCTTTTAATCCACAAAATCCATTAGATGATGCCCGTAAATATCTTGAAGTAATGTCTTTTCAACTCAGTGGAAAAAAAGAAACTGTTGCAATGATTGAAGAACTGAATATTCCAAATGAAAATCATCAGATTCCAGTCAGAATATATCGTCCCAAAGGAAAAACAGACAAAAAATCACCCGCTATTATCTATATCCATGGCGGATGGTTCATTGCCGGTGGTTATGAGACCCATGATGCCGTTGTTCGTAAACTAGCTAATAAAACAGAAGCTACTGTAATTTTTATCGATTATCGTCTTGCTCCTGAACATCCTTTCCCTGCCGGATTAAATGATTGTCTTGATGCGGTACAATGGGTCATTCAAAATTCGGAATCATTAGGAATTGATAAAGATCAGATAGGGATCATAGGAGATAGTGCCGGAGGAGCTTTATCAACAGCCGTTTCTACTCAAATTGGAGAACACTTTAAGTTTCAGGTTCTGATTTATCCTGCAGTAGATAATCAGCTCAATACAAAAACCTGGGAAATCTATGAAAACGGACCAGTACTGAATAAACAAGGTGGGGTAGAAGCCTGGGACGGATACCTTCCCAAAGAAGAAGCCAATAATCCATTGGCAATTCCGATTTTAATAAAAGATTTTAAAAATACTCCCTCTACTTTAATACTTATTGCTGAACATGACCCATTAGCTGATGACGCGAGAAACCTTGCTGAAAATATGAAAGCAGCCGGAGTATCCCTTACAACAAGCTTTTATAAAGATACCGTTCATGGCTTTATGCATATGGGAGAAATCTTGGAAGAACCTCAATTGGCCGTTAATGAAATGGCAGATTTTGCCCAGCATCATTTTAAATAA
- a CDS encoding winged helix-turn-helix transcriptional regulator: MGKIKENSTNNINKQYIYECDLSYAVCKIGGRWKLFILSQLKEGKLRFSELKRSISGITERMLTLQLRELEKEGLVKRTVYAEVPPRVDYELTEIARELIPIWDALNEWGGKHRKFIEVQEGCDELSGNV; this comes from the coding sequence ATGGGAAAGATAAAAGAAAACTCAACAAATAATATCAATAAACAATATATCTATGAATGCGACCTGAGTTATGCCGTATGTAAAATTGGCGGAAGATGGAAGTTGTTTATTTTAAGCCAATTAAAGGAAGGTAAATTACGTTTCAGTGAACTCAAAAGATCAATTTCAGGAATTACAGAAAGGATGCTTACTCTTCAGCTTAGAGAGCTTGAAAAAGAAGGGTTGGTAAAAAGGACGGTATATGCAGAAGTTCCGCCAAGAGTAGATTATGAGCTTACAGAGATTGCCAGAGAACTGATTCCTATATGGGATGCATTGAACGAATGGGGCGGAAAACACCGGAAGTTTATTGAAGTCCAAGAAGGCTGTGATGAGTTGTCAGGTAATGTGTAG
- a CDS encoding MFS transporter, whose protein sequence is MKILTFGDVKNISKIGNHQDILPFNKNFKMQVNSTNGISRTVVWLMAIISGLVVANNYYNQPLLALISEDLHVSEAAASKISVLTQIGYALGLLLIVPLGDKFYRKKLILMDLFLVFGSLLWMTFANQLWMLYAASLLIGATSVIPQLFVPIAAELSSDKEKSANIGLVMSGLLLGILLSRFIGGIVGEVWGWRAMFGIAAGLMILVWLAVYKMLPELHPNLKGLIKS, encoded by the coding sequence ATGAAAATCCTTACCTTTGGGGACGTTAAAAATATATCCAAAATAGGTAATCATCAGGATATATTACCATTCAATAAAAATTTTAAGATGCAGGTGAATTCTACCAACGGTATTTCCAGAACAGTAGTCTGGTTAATGGCTATTATTTCAGGACTTGTAGTGGCCAACAATTATTACAACCAGCCTTTGCTGGCATTGATATCAGAGGATCTTCACGTTTCTGAAGCAGCAGCCAGCAAGATTTCTGTGCTTACCCAGATTGGCTATGCACTCGGATTATTACTGATCGTACCACTTGGTGATAAATTTTACCGCAAAAAACTAATTCTGATGGATCTGTTTTTGGTTTTTGGGTCTCTGCTTTGGATGACTTTTGCCAATCAATTATGGATGCTCTATGCTGCCAGCTTATTGATTGGAGCTACTTCTGTAATTCCGCAGCTGTTTGTTCCTATTGCCGCAGAACTTTCATCGGATAAAGAAAAATCGGCTAATATCGGTCTGGTGATGTCAGGTCTTTTATTAGGAATCTTACTTTCTCGTTTCATTGGAGGCATTGTGGGGGAAGTATGGGGATGGAGAGCCATGTTCGGAATTGCTGCAGGATTAATGATCTTAGTATGGCTCGCTGTTTACAAAATGCTTCCGGAACTACATCCTAATTTAAAGGGACTTATAAAGAGTTGA
- a CDS encoding NUDIX hydrolase: MDYIDSKEQILQKSAEAKELYLPHISVDPVVFGFDQNELKVLLVRMKYRKQWLLPGGYVRRDEDLDEAVVRVLGDRAGVTDVFLEEFGVFGRKNRSQLYFEEFDETLFQKQRFISVGYYALYNSSEIDPVADDVSEACEWVYLRQLPEIDFAMDHREIIEKALLTLREKISSKPIGYNLMPEKFTLPELQKLYEAILDKSLNRGNFYRKIKNLNVLKKLDEQRRVGAHRSPDLYSFDIENYEKALDDGLNNW; encoded by the coding sequence ATGGATTATATAGATTCCAAGGAACAGATCTTACAGAAATCTGCTGAAGCAAAAGAACTTTATCTTCCCCATATTTCAGTGGATCCGGTTGTTTTTGGCTTTGATCAAAATGAACTGAAGGTGCTGCTGGTAAGGATGAAGTACAGGAAACAATGGTTGTTGCCGGGAGGTTATGTAAGGCGAGATGAAGATTTGGATGAAGCCGTTGTAAGAGTATTGGGAGACAGAGCTGGAGTTACCGATGTATTTCTGGAGGAATTTGGTGTTTTTGGAAGAAAAAACAGAAGTCAGCTTTATTTTGAGGAGTTTGATGAAACCCTTTTTCAAAAGCAGCGGTTTATTTCAGTGGGATACTATGCACTTTATAATTCTTCTGAGATAGATCCTGTCGCTGATGATGTGAGCGAAGCCTGTGAATGGGTATATTTGCGCCAGCTGCCTGAAATTGATTTTGCGATGGATCATCGTGAGATTATTGAAAAGGCATTGCTGACTTTAAGAGAAAAAATATCTTCCAAACCCATCGGATATAATCTGATGCCTGAAAAATTTACTCTTCCGGAATTACAGAAACTATATGAAGCCATCTTGGATAAATCGCTTAATCGTGGAAATTTCTATAGAAAGATTAAAAATCTGAATGTGTTAAAAAAACTTGATGAGCAGAGACGTGTAGGAGCTCACAGATCTCCCGATCTTTATTCCTTTGATATAGAGAATTACGAGAAAGCATTGGATGATGGTCTGAACAATTGGTAG
- a CDS encoding MBL fold metallo-hydrolase translates to MKNLLDIGNIQEICSMKIIPLKEGNFSASKTKDFTLLTEENFDTVPGIKMSVQPFLIITENDYILLDAGIGWENEAGRTVISTILEKENVRSEQITKLLLSHLHKDHIDGALQLTDRGYEATFPNAQIYIQKRELDFAMKNKGNPSFDFDILDQLIQLPNIVWMNEDKGQITNEISYEVVGGHTPFMQVFWIKENEDTVFYGADDLPQASYLKYHLAYKSDFDGRKAMELRLLWEKEARENNWKILLYHDLDKAIIKA, encoded by the coding sequence ATGAAAAACCTTTTGGATATTGGAAATATTCAGGAAATTTGCAGCATGAAAATCATTCCACTCAAAGAAGGCAATTTCTCAGCAAGCAAAACCAAAGATTTTACCCTTTTAACAGAAGAGAACTTTGATACTGTTCCCGGGATCAAAATGTCTGTTCAGCCTTTTCTTATCATTACTGAAAACGATTATATCCTTTTAGATGCTGGAATTGGATGGGAAAATGAAGCTGGTAGAACTGTTATTTCCACAATTCTTGAGAAGGAAAATGTACGTTCTGAACAGATTACAAAACTTCTTCTCTCCCATCTCCATAAAGATCATATTGATGGTGCTCTACAACTTACAGACCGCGGGTACGAGGCAACCTTTCCAAATGCACAGATCTATATTCAGAAACGTGAATTGGATTTTGCCATGAAAAATAAAGGGAATCCCTCTTTTGATTTTGATATCCTTGACCAACTAATCCAATTACCCAATATTGTTTGGATGAACGAAGATAAGGGACAGATCACTAATGAGATTTCGTATGAAGTGGTAGGTGGGCATACTCCATTTATGCAGGTTTTCTGGATCAAGGAAAATGAAGATACTGTTTTCTACGGAGCAGATGATCTTCCACAGGCTTCCTATTTGAAATACCACCTTGCCTACAAAAGCGATTTTGATGGCAGAAAAGCGATGGAACTAAGACTTTTATGGGAAAAGGAAGCCAGGGAGAATAACTGGAAAATACTTCTTTATCATGATCTGGATAAAGCCATTATTAAAGCTTAA
- a CDS encoding helix-turn-helix transcriptional regulator — translation MKNKKPELNLEDLNQKILVQDEIMALAKTNSPRLLNKFRLVYPDFFEKLSAIQPGLKNSEVIFCIYLKLNMTTKEIATCIFVTPKAIQNRKNRIRKKLNIPSEFDIYKWFNEI, via the coding sequence ATGAAAAATAAAAAACCTGAACTGAACTTAGAGGATTTGAATCAGAAGATTCTTGTACAAGATGAGATTATGGCATTAGCCAAAACAAATTCTCCCCGTTTATTAAACAAATTCAGATTGGTCTATCCGGATTTTTTTGAAAAGTTATCTGCCATACAGCCTGGCCTTAAAAATTCTGAAGTGATCTTTTGTATTTACCTTAAGCTCAATATGACAACAAAGGAAATAGCAACCTGTATCTTTGTCACCCCAAAAGCTATACAAAACCGGAAAAACAGAATCAGAAAAAAACTTAATATTCCTTCTGAATTTGATATCTACAAATGGTTTAATGAAATTTAA